One Hypomesus transpacificus isolate Combined female chromosome 21, fHypTra1, whole genome shotgun sequence genomic window, acaataaatagtacactatacttaCCCTAAATGCATATAAAACCTGTTTCAGCCCTATAACCTATTccaacctaagtggagtacagtacaatagtgcaaatttgcagatcagtgaccaAGTCACTCAccaagtcaatgaccatacaggagcctggtggcgaggtacagtgaggtacagtagtggaacgttactgatagtgcaaccagtactgaaagtgacagtgtataagtaactagtgtgcagtaaatcaatgtccatatcagtgtccattcagaagtcTGATGGCCCTTTGgcagaaactgttgtccagtctgcgcgtgcgcgaccggatgctgcggtaacgcctgccagaaggcaacagggtaaagagactgaaggatgggtgggaacagtctcttagaatcctgccggctccGGAGGTAGTTATTTCTTTGGACGCAGAGAAGGCATTTGACCGAGTGGAGTGGTCTTATTTATTTGATGTTTTGAAGAGATTTGGAAACATATTTGTGCAGTGGGTTAAGCTCTTATACCATTCACCTTTAGCAAGCATACAAACAAACTACTCTAGATTTGACTATTTTCCACTAACTCGTGGCACCTGCCAGGGTTGCCCATTGTCCCCCCTTCTTTTGCCATTGCAATTGAGCCACTCTCTATTGCACTTAAATCAACATCTCTATTTCAGGGCATTAAGAGGGGGGACATGGAACACTGTATCTTTATATGAGGATAACCTCTTGCTCTATGTTACTGATCCTATGGCTAGTGGCCCCAGAATTGTGTCGCTTTTAAATCAGATTGGAGCTTTTTCTGGTTATAAACTAAATTTTCAAAAAAGCATATGCTTTCCTATTAACAACTCAGCTCTACATATTCAACCAGGATCATTTCCCTTTCCCATATCTCAAGATGGTTTCAAGTATCTAGGTATACACTTTACTCGCTCCTTCTCCTTTCTGTTTGAAGCTAACAATGGCCCTCAAGTCAATCAGATGGAGGCTGACTTTGAAAGATGGCGCAGTTTACCACTTACTATGGCAGGGAAAATACAATCTGTGAAGATGACAATACTTCACAGATTTCTTTATTTATTCCAGTGCCTGCCAGTCTCTATACCCAAGTCATTTtttaaatcagtcaaccaatcCATAACATCATTCATTTGGGGGAATAAGATTCCGAGGGTTAAGAAGACCATTCTCCAAAGAGATCGTGAGGTGGGGGGATTGGGCCTTCCAAGCTTTATCCTTTATTATTGGGCATCcaacatacaaaatatataattttggcTTCATCGATCAGATACAAACTGGTGTCTACTTGAGGCTCAGTTTTGTCGCTCCACATCTCTCCAAGCTTTAGTGTATTCCTCCTTACCAGTGCAGCTCTCTAGATTTATATCCAATCCTGTTGTATTGTCCACTCTAAAACATTTCAATCAATTTCGCTGTCACTATAAGCTAACATCAGCATCGGTTCTGGGCCCGATTTATAAGAAccatcttttccctctctctacactTGATTCAACATTTAAACAATGGAGTTTGAACTGTCTCATATACATCAAAGACCTATGTACACTACAGATAACGTAtttgacagttttgaaaattaGTGTAAACGATATAACCTTCCTCGCGGTTCTTTTTTTAAGTATCTACAGATTCGCCACTTAGTTAAGAGTAAATTTGTTCATTTTCCCGATCTCCCAGTTGTCACAGTCTTGGACAAACTTACTCTCACCTTTGTGAATaaagtagggctgcaacaatgaatcaattaaatcaattaaaatctattattaaaagcgttggcaacgaatttcattatcgattcgcTGTGTTGCGCAATTATtacaccactcaataagtcgcggagatgtttgagtattaaaaaaaagtttagttgagcgcggagtaacggtgcgttcacactgcagacttttttaccgctcagccgccggccttcccaaagTGCACcatgctcgggggcgtgtcagacagattcattcagagctgtagttctcttaaatcactgttgtagttcgtataatgtcatggcaaatgtgcagacaaaatacaacttttacacacattaagcaaaaatccgatacacattctagatctgacatgatcttatcacagcacacaataggttatctttttccacactttttttaggccgagtgaaagattaaatgccacccgcactctatggaaTGGGTCTTGTGCCGGCTGGAATACAGAGATCGTCCATGTTCTATTTGCGCTCACTTTTAttattaatgtagcctattgtaATAATTTCTACAAGCTAGCTAGCACGTTAGCAATTTTTCCAGTAACATTGAAAATAGTTGTATGCATAGGCTAGCTGGATTTATAACCACACCCTGTATTCAGAACCAACAAATTAAATTCCCTCCCGCTCTTTATATATTATTGGAGGGAATACATTGGTATAAATATagggaaaaaaaataaaaatagggagtcagatggctaagcggtgagggagtcgggctagtaatcagaaggttgccggatcgattccccgctgtggcaaatgacgttgtgtccttgggcaaggcacttcaccctacttgcctcggggggaatgtccctgtacttactgtaagtcgctctggataagagcgtctgctaaatgactaaatgtaaatatagatgCTCTCCATCAATACTGTATCAGTCATCATGAACAACCGGCAGAAGATTGCTGTCATCACCCTGCTCTACTGTCGGAGAAGACGCCGCCGATCCGCCGGCGTTCAGCCCAGCTGAACGCCTCGCTATTTGTCTCCAGTAAGCTTtaattattattagtatttcaGTATTCTCAGACTAAAATATAGTGTAGATATATTCTAtgcattattttaaatgtatggTATTTCTTTGTAGATACCTTGCCACGGGGGATTCGTTCATGACGATCAGCTTCAGCTATTGTGTGGGCTCAAGCACTGTGGCAGGTATTGTTGGGGCTGTGTCCCAGGCCATTTGGGACTGCCTGGTGGAGGAGTACATGCCTGTGCCAACCAAGCAGGACTGGAGATACATTTCTGAAGGCTTCCTTCAGAGGTGGAACTTCCCTAACTGCTTGGGTTCCATCGATGGCAAGCACGTTGTCATCCAGGCCCCTCACAGCTCAGGGTCACTGTACCACAACTACAAGGGGACATTCTCCATCGTTCTTCTTGCGGTTGTGGACGCCGACTGCATGTTCCGGGTCATCGATGTGGGGGGTTACGGTCGCAACAGTGACGGTGGGACCCTGGGCAACTCTGCGTTTGGTTTGGCCCTGAAGAATGGAACCCTGGACCTCCCAGAGAACTCCATCatccctggagcagagccacgTGGACCACTGCCACACGTCAGGTCTGTagtgacatttttatttatataggtCTGTCACTCTGTGGCCCTCagctcagcctctgcctcaatAAACAAACGGTGGACGTTAAATTTCAGCTCAGAACGCTTGGCTGGTGG contains:
- the LOC124483548 gene encoding uncharacterized protein LOC124483548: MTISFSYCVGSSTVAGIVGAVSQAIWDCLVEEYMPVPTKQDWRYISEGFLQRWNFPNCLGSIDGKHVVIQAPHSSGSLYHNYKGTFSIVLLAVVDADCMFRVIDVGGYGRNSDGGTLGNSAFGLALKNGTLDLPENSIIPGAEPRGPLPHVRWRIVIHAGIDGGFPEGKKRSDIVMDLFSEAVAQFGVPFRVRCDWRGKQRHLSLHGCLPKINPRECLRGMSTHNQGIERLWGDVWRGVTEKTQGPT